The Thunnus thynnus chromosome 13, fThuThy2.1, whole genome shotgun sequence genome segment TAATGTACAGTTCCATAGATTCAGAAATAAAGCATTTCAGAACAATTAACATTCAGATGATAAAAAAGCAACCTGTAAGTGCCACTTCAGCATAGTTTCTGCTTAAGCTGTTGCAGTTCCTTCAAAGATGTTAAATGTGGAAAATAAGCTTTTCCTACCACAGTTATATCTGATGTCCAACAGAAAGGTACATACCTTATTTTCTGCTGCTAATTCCCAAAGGCTCGGGAGTTCTGTGAATCTTGGCAGGTGTCAGAGTGTGAGAGCACCCTGGTCTGTGTAAACAGGTCTGTGCACACCTGTTGTCTCTACAACCTCTAACCTGTATTGACATCATCACAAAGGCCCCGCCCAATATTTGCATTGGTTTCTGTGACCAAGGGAGATCCTCCTGGGAAACAGCAGTGATATCCAGGCAGATAAACAAATATGACTATCGTGTTGTTTATTCAggtattaattaaaacaaaaagatttaCTTCAACACATGTCCTTGTCCATGTCATCTTAAATGTGTCAGCATATGTTCCACGCTGTGTAAATATGATGAGCAAATATACATGTATTTACTCAGTCTGACTGTACACAGAAAACTGaacaatataatttaatttttcagacctaaaaataactaaaaacattAATGCTAAGATATAAACACACGTGACAACTAAGGTATTCAATTGAGTTAATATATAAGCTCAGATACAAACTGTGTGCACAAGGAGAGGCAGCAGCGTTGGCCTAGTTAAATGAACTTTGCACCCAAAAGTCTTTATTGCCTAAGCTAGTCGCCAAAGAGCTACATAAGttacaaacaaaactgaatgtTGTAAAAAAGGTTTTCTTATAGTGTATGTCATTAAAGCTGACATTGAAGTGTTAATGTGTAGATGTACATGTGAGGGTTATAGTATTACACAGAATAATTTCTTCTCTCTAAACGGGTTCTCAGAGGAAGGTACTGGGGTCACCAGGGGGTCCTCTTTGGCATGAGCTTCGCAGTAGGCCATCAAATCAGCTGCTGCTTTGGATACCTGTGCAAAAAAGTGGTGTTAGTGTGTGTCAAAAAGGGGAGGGGAAAAAGACCGTTAAATCAAATCATAAAGCACACCTTGCTTCCTTAATTTGATGTATTTCCTCTTGAAACAGGAAATTAGAGTGAGAGGTAATGCAAGGATGTATCagtcaaaaatgtcaattatCACTTTTgtaaattaagttttatttggAGTGGTTGATTGTTCAaaattgtgattgtgattttttaaaaattttattttgactttaatACTCTATATGAAACATAAGACATGTTCACACAATTGACAATCTAAAGCGATATATTTTCCATAGTTATTTATTTGGCTTTGTACTTCCATAATGTGCTGACTCACCATCATCCTCTCTATGTTGACCTCCAGTTTCAATTGTTCTACTGTCTTTCGAGCATCTGCAATCTTGGCCATGTTATTAGACATGCTGCCCCTTCTCACTGAAGTCAGCCAGTCTGCAGCAAAGCATCACATGTTGAGTTATTAGATAAGAAATAACAGTATGCATCGCTAATAAAGACATCaagtggaaagaaaagaaatcataATTACACTTCTAAAGTGCACACAAGTGTACACAGTGGGTGACAAATTATTAAAGGTATCTGTGCCATGGTTAGAGACTGTTTCAATTTGCTTGTTAATTCTGCTCCCTGGGTCTCAGCTGCTAGTGGCACAGGGAAGGTCTCaaaggaggagagcagaggaggcagAGCAGCTTCCCTGGGGGGAAGCATCCACTAACTGAGAATGTAAATACAcctaacattaacattttgcagaatatgtgtgtgaTAAACTGCAGATGTAGAGAGTTGCTATCAATGCTATCGCCCCACTGCTGACACAGACTGATGCGAAAGATTAATCTTGTTTAACCCCATAGAGGGCAGTACATGAAAAGTATCATCAGTCAACAATAAAattctctatttatttattttgtcagtgtGAAGCTAATTAGAAAACATGATCAATAGTAATAATTTCTACGTATTATACAATATAATTCACACCTGTCAAATATGctgccagcacacacacacacacgctcagaTATGTAGAGATATGAGGTCTGATAAAGTTTCATTTTCTTGCAAAATTAGATTTAAAAAGTATCTGTACAAAGATTTATCCTAACTCATAATAATTCACAACATCACTCACCGACAGCAACCGTTGGGCTCCTGGAATGAAGGTCCTCTTGTCTTCAACAGAGTCCTCTGCACCAACTTACAGTATCAAATGAAGGGAGATTAATGGcaaagatgaggaggaaggcTTCAATAGGTTCCCTCCTTCAAATAATTAGCTGTGGTTCTGCCCCCAGCAGTTAAAGGCAACATGTGGTGTGACCTTCATCTCTTGAGTCTCTACTCGCCTACCTGAGATAATACAGGAGCTAATGTTCCAAGGTGGAACATGAAACACAGTTTTCTGAAAGCCCAAATCAGAATTAGGTGTGAATAGTTAATAGATTGTTTGATATactgacatgaaaaaaacacttgttttcTCCTAACACCAGAAAGCAACATGAAAAGTCATTAGACCGTAATAAGGAAGCTCTCAAGAGAGTAGGCAGGGTTGTTTTTCATGACTTTAATTAATTTTCCTGTTTGGAATTCAATAATAGACAAACCCTTGGatatacatttattcattataCATTTATGGGTTTATTTAATGATATTCTTAAGAACAAACTAAActgcttttaaatgaatatgcatttacagtctatcaCATTATTTTGCTTCTTATTATTTGCATCTGGCAGTGCCTCTTTTCCAACATGTTGTagtttttgtattatattttttaatcaaatgtaaCTTTTGGATGTTTCAGTATACAGCCATGTGCATTGTGCAGATTTCCAGTATGACAGTGGTGAGCAATGACCCTAAATGCACAACAATTCACATGTAATACGGTAATGAGTTTCAACTGGATGTGAAGTATAAAACATGAATGACGTCTTATTGAGCTCCAAACAAATGCTTCAAGAACTCACTTCTTTCCAACACCAAATACACAAGAACACAGGATAACATGCAGTATACCCAGAAGTAGGGGCCCTCCAGGATAAATGCTTGAGTTTTCGTCAGGGTGTGAGTTTTCTCAGACAGCAGAACTGTGTCTGATGCAGTCGCTCTCCTCTCTACGAGGCTGCCAGTCTTTCCTGTAGAGCTCACAGTTATTCCACACAGCAGCGGGGTGCAAAGTAGCAGTGTTGTGGAGTTAAATGTCAAGTGCCTCATTAACATTTGTTTCCCTCTAGTAATTGGTCTCTCTATGTGGAATATGTGGGACCATATGAGAGGAAAGAACTGCTCTTTCACCTAACCAGCCTGTGTCACACTGAGGGCCCGAAAATATAATTTGCCCAGTGCTCTGTTGCATAATTCAAGATGGGAATGTTCAGATTATGTGGTCCTACTAGTAAGAACTTAATATTGTTTCCTTTTTGCTTGACAACTAACCATAACAATCCATCCAATCAGTCAACCATGTCTTCTCTCTTATTGTTCATTTATAACAGAAGATGAAATCAGAGAGGAGGTCAAAGTGTCCTCATATCCCAACATTGGTCTACACATGTTTTGCATAACTCTTATTTTCAAGACATTTGTCTTTGGCCAGCTTGTATTTCCTTTCTTTACCGCAATTGAGTGAATATCAATTAATAAACATAATACTGTAATTTATAGCAGCTGAAATATCACTACATGTCAGTTAATTAAACACAAAGagcctgcaaaaaaaaaaaaaacagtactcAGGAACAACAGTATCCCCTGTGGGTTGATTTAGAAACTGCAATTTACTGGACACTTATAGtccaaatgtattttcttatagttacttcacttggatatttgagcttctctgtacagaatgatgtatgtgcaacaTTTGACATAGGAAGGCTGTTTTctcatttatctgctgaaagtttctctgtgatcaccttGAGCTCAGTTTAAGGTGTGTATCTATGAGGATGATCTGAGAATGATtttcacaactagtttggagccaatcaaaGCAAAGGAAAAGGAGTAGAATAATAGGCAGCGGTTTTTTAATGAAGGGAGATCCAGTAATAATCAGTGTGATTTTAAatagctgtttgttttattattattcatgttgtGAGGACCCAAGGAAGAGAGGAGACCACTTTGTGGAAGTTAAGGGGGATCCAAAGACTAAATAATAAAGCAACCATTTGACATACATCAACATACAGCAGGGGGCTAATTGCAACAATGACCACAGTTGCAATATGTTATGGTACAGTCAGAATAGCTGTAAACATTTTTActaatatcaaaatatttgtgGCCCAGTttcataaaaccataaaaatccccacatatattttttcacatttaattgtCAAAAATTTTCACTGCAAGCAAACTCAgataattttcttttgttttgttttgttatgctCCAGGTCACAAACCTGTTGTTCTAGTCTGCAGCTCCTGCTGCTCAGTGTGTGACAGACCATGTGTTCTTGTATGAAAAAGTATTTCACAGAGTCAGGACACCATATAGTGTTTACTGGAAATGACTTCATTTTAGTTTACTGTGTTCAGATTTATGAAGTCATGTCATGATGAAAAACAATGTTGGAtatcacagagaaaaagaaatgttaaatgaccttttaataatgtttttcatttaattggcACAGTAAATGCATACATAAAAAGAAATGCTCCTCCTTCTTACCTATAAGGCTTTAAATGGACTGGCTCCTTCATATATCTCCAGCTTTATTGCTCCATGTACTCCATCACATCCTTTATGGTCTCTTGGTTCTAGTTACTGAATTGTTCCTTGATTCAATAAGAACACTTTTGGTGGTTGAGCCTTTGCCCACCAAGCTCCACTTCTCTGGAATAATCTACCACTGCACATTCAGGAGGCAAGCTCTGTTGATACTCTCAAATCCAGGCCTAAAACATGACTATGACTTCCTAATTTCACCAGCTGGGAACTGAAATCACTAACTGTTTTCCTCCTTGACATGTAGCTATCCCAACTTTGTTAGAGTTATATGATCTGTTTAAAATGACTATCCTCAACCTTGTTGTAATGTTAACGTTACtacctgtgtatgtgtatgtacttttacatgttatatcgtgtgcttcttttttctgttgttgtttttattgacttgtAAAGTGCACAGACACTCTCTGGGTGATGTGCATTtgtaaataaactgaagttgaagttgTATTTCACTCAATTTCTTTGTTTAAATCTTCTATGCAGTTGTCATCTGAGGGCAGAACAGACTCTGGACTcttaaaacagacttaaaaacctttttattcaggagggctttttcatcttaacttgatattttctttatgtcatacgttttatgggttttttttaaatgctgtagcactttgagattgactgcaaatgaaaagtgcaaaacaaattaataattgAATTATTACTTGTACATTAtgtatgtataatgtgtatAGATAATGTCAAAGTCACTGCAGGTTTTCCACTccagtatgtttttgtttaaccATAAAAGTGGCATCACATGGCCTCCATATATTTTGCCTCTAAGGGAAAAAAGGTCTGTTAAgcgattttttaaaaattattctttttacgtttattatcattattattattgtaatacaCCCACGAGAAAAGGGGCATCTTTCTTGTGGAAAAAACTCAGTGAAAACAAACTAGTGTAACGTTAGTTAAACTGAGTTAAGAATCTGCAACAGCAGCCAGGTCTGGTTGAACCATCATTACTGTGGTGGGCGTGTACCAACAGCACAGTCCGCTGCTAGCTCGgttaaaaatgataatgacaTCAGTAAGCTAAATTTTCCTTCTTTGGCTATCAGTTGGTAGCATAGACTCTGTTCAGGTTAACACGAAATTTAGCCGTTTTTGCGACACTTTGCAGAGAAAAGCGAATATAGCTGTCGAGCTAGCTGGTTAATCCTTAAATGACCAATAACGCTAGCTAAAACGCACGAGACTGTGGTGTGTATAACGGACAACGGTGCACGCTAACGTTAGAGAGATAAATCTGAGAAAAGCCTTAACATCCATGTTAGCGTCCATCATTTTA includes the following:
- the gng8 gene encoding guanine nucleotide-binding protein G(I)/G(S)/G(O) subunit gamma-8; the protein is MSNNMAKIADARKTVEQLKLEVNIERMMVSKAAADLMAYCEAHAKEDPLVTPVPSSENPFREKKLFCVIL